Proteins from a genomic interval of Marmota flaviventris isolate mMarFla1 chromosome 8, mMarFla1.hap1, whole genome shotgun sequence:
- the Nck1 gene encoding SH2/SH3 adapter protein NCK1 isoform X2 codes for MDWLNAFKDFFSIGKVKRKPSVPDSASPADDSFVDPGERLYDLNMPAYVKFNYMAEREDELSLIKGTKVIVMEKCSDGWWRGSYNGQIGWFPSNYVTEEGDSPLGDHVGSLSEKLAAVVNNLNSGQVLHVVQALYPFSSSNDEELNFEKGDVMDVIEKPENDPEWWKCRKINGMVGLVPKNYVTIMQNNPLTSGLEPSPPQCDYIRPSLTGKFAGNPWYYGKVTRHQAEMALNERGHEGDFLIRDSESSPNDFSVSLKAQGKNKHFKVQLKETVYCIGQRKFSTMEELVEHYKKAPIFTSEQGEKLYLVKHLS; via the exons GCAttggaaaagtgaaaagaaaacctaGTGTTCCAGATTCTGCATCTCCTGCTGATGATAGCTTTGTTGACCCAGGGGAACGTCTCTATGACCTCAATATGCCTGCCTATGTGAAATTTAACTACATGGCTGAGAGAGAGGATGAATTATCATTGATAAAAGGGACGAAGGTGATCGTCATGGAGAAATGCAGTGATGGGTGGTGGCGGGGTAGCTACAATGGACAAATTGGATGGTTCCCTTCAAACTATGTAACTGAAGAAGGTGACAGTCCCTTGGGTGACCATGTGGGTTCTCTGTCAGAGAAATTAGCAGCAGTTGTCAATAACTTAAATAGTGGGCAAGTGTTGCATGTGGTACAGGCTCTTTACCCATTCAGCTCATCCAATGATGAAGaacttaattttgagaaaggtgaTGTAATGGATGTTATTGAAAAACCAGAAAATGACCCAGAATGGTGGAAATGCAGGAAGATCAATGGAATGGTTGGTCTGGTACCAAAAAACTATGTTACCATTATGCAGAATAATCCATTAACCTCAGGTTTGGAGCCATCACCTCCACAGTGTGATTACATTAGGCCTTCACTCACTGGAAAGTTTGCTGGCAATCCTTGGTATTATGGCAAAGTCACCAGGCATCAAGCAGAAATGGCATTAAATGAAAGAGGGCATGAAGGGGATTTCCTCATTCGTGATAGTGAATCTTCG ccAAATGATTTCTCAGTATCACTAAAAGCACAGGGGAAAAACAAGCATTTTAAAGTCCAACTAAAAGAGACTGTCTACTGCATTGGGCAGCGTAAATTCAGCACCATGGAAGAACTTGTAGAACATTACAAAAAGGCACCAATTTTTACAAGTgaacaaggagaaaaattatATCTTGTCAAGCATTTATCATGA